A single Pseudomonas brassicacearum DNA region contains:
- a CDS encoding antibiotic biosynthesis monooxygenase family protein has translation MSRQVINTVQVQAAAGRSEELGRQLQQIVETLRAQPGCDAYLVDRCPDNGDRWNVSARWQSEAAMQAHFNCPEVQGFISLIDNRLARSVDFNS, from the coding sequence ATGTCTCGCCAAGTGATCAATACCGTACAGGTGCAAGCCGCCGCCGGTCGCTCGGAAGAACTGGGCCGGCAATTGCAGCAAATCGTCGAGACCCTGCGTGCCCAGCCGGGCTGCGACGCCTACCTGGTCGACCGCTGCCCGGACAATGGCGACCGCTGGAACGTCAGCGCCCGCTGGCAGTCGGAAGCGGCCATGCAAGCCCACTTCAACTGCCCCGAAGTGCAAGGCTTCATCAGCCTGATCGACAACCGCCTGGCCCGAAGCGTCGACTTCAACAGCTGA
- a CDS encoding sigma-70 family RNA polymerase sigma factor, producing MKDSGRSPLVKLFLTSYEDFKVRLRRRLGSEELANDVLHETYLRVDRMVDTPEIAQPNAYLYRMALNIAADRRQADARLLTGDEIEELLQVSDEALDPARVVGGQKELQTLLKALYELPARRRRIFIAARLEEAPHLEISQRFGISTRMVEKEIKAALGHCAQRLERKVIQRFGPGAGKPS from the coding sequence ATGAAAGACTCCGGTCGCAGCCCGTTGGTGAAGTTGTTCCTCACCTCGTATGAGGATTTCAAGGTGCGCCTGCGCAGGCGCCTGGGCTCCGAGGAACTGGCCAACGATGTGTTGCATGAAACCTATCTGCGGGTCGATCGCATGGTCGATACGCCGGAGATCGCCCAACCCAACGCTTATTTGTATCGCATGGCCCTGAACATCGCCGCCGACCGTCGACAGGCCGATGCGCGCCTGCTCACCGGCGATGAAATCGAGGAGTTGCTGCAGGTCTCGGATGAAGCACTGGATCCGGCCCGGGTGGTGGGGGGACAGAAGGAACTGCAGACCCTGCTCAAGGCCTTGTACGAACTGCCGGCGCGCCGACGCAGGATCTTCATCGCCGCACGCCTGGAAGAAGCGCCGCACCTGGAAATCTCCCAGCGTTTCGGTATTTCCACGCGTATGGTGGAGAAGGAAATCAAGGCTGCGCTGGGGCACTGCGCCCAGCGCCTGGAAAGAAAAGTCATTCAGCGGTTCGGTCCCGGCGCGGGAAAACCGTCTTGA
- a CDS encoding type II secretion system protein J codes for MSARQTGFTLLEVMVAILLMAVVSLIAWRGLDSVTRADSHLQASTEQTEALLRVLNQLERDVALRASIELSEPVKPDVDDPPSTAPPALTVRSTEGRGFRLDVIRVAAAQEGELQRVRWWLKGDTLYRAQGQARSRYPLPAPGSGMAVLSDVSDAALRFWDKEKGWRKLSGNRQENPMGIEISLTRQTPQGVEHYRQVLGPLE; via the coding sequence ATGAGCGCCCGGCAGACAGGCTTCACCTTGTTGGAAGTGATGGTGGCGATCCTGCTGATGGCGGTGGTCAGCCTGATTGCCTGGCGCGGGCTGGACAGCGTGACCCGTGCCGACAGCCACTTGCAGGCCAGTACCGAACAGACCGAAGCCTTGTTGCGGGTGTTGAACCAACTGGAGCGCGACGTCGCCCTGCGCGCCAGCATCGAACTGAGCGAACCGGTCAAACCCGACGTCGACGACCCTCCCTCGACCGCCCCACCCGCCCTCACCGTGCGCAGCACCGAAGGTCGGGGCTTTCGCCTGGATGTCATCCGCGTGGCAGCGGCCCAGGAAGGCGAGCTGCAACGGGTGCGCTGGTGGCTCAAGGGCGACACGCTTTACCGCGCCCAAGGCCAGGCCCGCAGCCGCTACCCACTGCCGGCACCCGGCTCGGGCATGGCGGTGCTCAGTGACGTCAGCGACGCCGCACTGCGGTTCTGGGATAAGGAAAAAGGCTGGCGCAAGCTCAGCGGCAACCGCCAGGAAAACCCGATGGGCATCGAAATCAGCCTGACCCGCCAGACACCCCAAGGCGTCGAGCATTATCGACAGGTGTTGGGGCCGCTGGAGTAA
- a CDS encoding FecR family protein — MNIFSIASPDATPQARLASEARDWLILLTSGRATVADARALRLWCEQSPEHARAFKQAKALWHGLQPAAAAVQAPRHFGRRALLGGAIAASAAFLLIRATVPGGVSGLGADYITDVGEQRRVELAEGVSLELNTQTRLSRRPLDDGGQGLELLSGEIEVQGRSAQVVSVQAGAGWISAARARFNIRYTDQSVCATCLEGVVQVEVQGQRFRLEPGMQLTYDPGRVGVPKRADVSAAIAWREQVLVFNDATLASVIDEINRYRPGMLLLLNRELGQRKVQARFRLDQLAGVALLIRDAYGAKCTELPGGVVVLS, encoded by the coding sequence TTGAACATCTTCAGCATCGCTTCCCCTGATGCCACGCCCCAGGCCCGATTGGCCAGCGAGGCCCGAGACTGGCTGATCCTGCTGACCTCGGGGCGCGCCACCGTGGCCGATGCCCGGGCCTTGCGCCTATGGTGCGAGCAAAGCCCCGAACATGCCCGGGCCTTCAAGCAGGCCAAGGCGCTGTGGCACGGGCTGCAACCCGCCGCCGCGGCGGTACAGGCGCCCCGGCATTTCGGCCGTCGGGCGTTGTTGGGTGGCGCCATTGCGGCGTCGGCGGCTTTCCTATTGATCCGCGCCACGGTGCCTGGTGGTGTTTCCGGGCTGGGGGCCGACTACATCACCGACGTCGGCGAGCAGCGTCGGGTGGAACTGGCCGAGGGCGTCAGCCTGGAGCTCAATACTCAGACCCGCCTCAGCCGCCGCCCGCTGGACGATGGCGGACAAGGGTTGGAATTGCTCAGCGGCGAGATTGAAGTGCAGGGGCGCAGTGCGCAGGTGGTCAGCGTCCAGGCCGGCGCCGGTTGGATCAGCGCCGCTCGGGCACGCTTCAACATCCGCTACACCGACCAGAGCGTCTGCGCCACCTGCCTGGAGGGCGTGGTGCAGGTCGAGGTGCAAGGCCAGCGGTTCCGCCTGGAGCCGGGCATGCAGTTGACTTACGACCCTGGCCGGGTGGGCGTTCCCAAGCGGGCCGATGTGTCGGCAGCGATTGCCTGGCGTGAGCAGGTCCTGGTGTTCAACGACGCGACCCTGGCCAGCGTCATCGATGAAATCAACCGCTACCGGCCCGGCATGTTGCTGTTGCTCAACCGCGAACTGGGCCAGCGCAAGGTCCAGGCGCGGTTTCGCCTTGACCAACTGGCGGGCGTGGCGCTGTTGATCCGCGATGCCTATGGCGCCAAATGCACCGAATTGCCGGGTGGGGTGGTGGTGCTGAGCTGA
- the gspM gene encoding type II secretion system protein GspM: MNKHSLALAWGRWETFRTRLRTFWQGLAVREQAAVALAALVVGGCLVWLALIQPPLKTIAYWQAETPKLRSQTQALEVLLRDVAGPAPDQPLEAALRQSLEASGLSQHYQLQAPDAERPNAWQLTFDKAPAEAVISWLLGNPRQFSLEVIEARLQRTALASPDNHDNDNTAGTLSGTVRMDQAQSAKEAS; encoded by the coding sequence ATGAATAAGCATTCCCTGGCATTGGCGTGGGGGCGCTGGGAAACCTTTCGCACGCGTTTGCGCACGTTCTGGCAGGGGCTTGCCGTGCGCGAACAGGCCGCCGTGGCCCTGGCTGCACTGGTGGTGGGCGGCTGCCTGGTCTGGCTCGCACTGATCCAGCCGCCGCTCAAGACCATCGCCTACTGGCAAGCCGAAACCCCGAAGCTGCGTTCACAGACCCAAGCCCTCGAAGTGCTGTTGCGTGACGTCGCCGGGCCTGCACCGGACCAGCCCCTTGAGGCTGCTTTGCGCCAGAGCCTGGAAGCCAGTGGCTTGAGCCAGCATTACCAACTGCAAGCTCCCGACGCCGAGCGCCCCAACGCCTGGCAGCTCACGTTCGACAAGGCTCCGGCAGAGGCGGTGATCAGCTGGCTATTGGGCAACCCACGGCAATTCTCCCTGGAAGTGATCGAGGCCCGTTTGCAGCGCACCGCCCTTGCCAGTCCCGACAACCACGACAACGACAACACCGCCGGCACACTGTCCGGCACCGTACGCATGGATCAGGCGCAAAGCGCTAAGGAAGCTTCATGA
- a CDS encoding TonB C-terminal domain-containing protein yields the protein MMLLCLLAGPIQAVGLVDLDIAPQELTTALEQFSRATGMAVLVDHQLSSQRHTLGVQGLFTPSEGLRVLLSGTGLAAHYARADAFTLQPVRVREVPLAPGVTPGLSDSNYAAAIQTVIQRNLCRSPLTRPGSFRAVLQVWIGRDGVVQHSRLVSSTGDLMRDKALVNSLQNLRIDRPAPSSLRQPVTLLLLPDSSGRSMECIAGEGVSGR from the coding sequence ATGATGTTGCTGTGTCTGCTGGCCGGGCCGATCCAGGCAGTCGGCCTGGTGGACCTGGACATCGCGCCCCAGGAACTGACCACGGCGCTGGAGCAGTTCAGCCGGGCGACGGGCATGGCGGTGCTGGTGGACCACCAGTTGTCGAGCCAGCGCCATACGCTGGGTGTGCAGGGGCTGTTCACTCCTTCCGAAGGGTTGAGGGTGTTGCTCAGCGGCACCGGGCTGGCGGCGCACTATGCCCGGGCGGATGCGTTCACGTTGCAGCCGGTGCGGGTCCGCGAGGTACCGCTGGCTCCCGGTGTAACCCCGGGCTTGAGTGACAGCAACTACGCGGCAGCCATCCAGACGGTCATCCAGCGCAACTTGTGTCGTTCACCGTTGACCCGCCCGGGCAGTTTCCGGGCGGTGCTGCAAGTGTGGATCGGCCGGGACGGCGTGGTCCAGCACAGCCGCCTGGTCAGTTCCACGGGCGACCTGATGCGGGACAAGGCTTTGGTCAACAGTTTGCAAAACCTCAGGATCGACCGCCCGGCGCCCAGTTCGTTGCGCCAGCCGGTGACCCTGCTTTTGTTACCCGACTCATCAGGAAGAAGCATGGAATGCATAGCAGGGGAAGGGGTGTCCGGGCGATGA
- a CDS encoding PLP-dependent aminotransferase family protein, giving the protein MELHVVINGRKDLSGQLYQQLRSAIESGRLAAGTQLPPSRLLAEQLGVSRKTVSDTYAQLTYENLLTGIIGKGTYVNARPVRIVRKQSHRELAGADVVEAWRTMPDLMRHPTLEGALRYDFIGGATGKGQFPLDDWRRCTAHALRQIASAKGFYSQPEGLPSLRNAIARHIAFSRGVNCQDEDVVVCNGAQQALDLISRVLTRPGSLVAMEDPGYPPARLLFGSQGATVAGVPVDEQGMRVDLIPDGTRLIYVTPSHQFPLGMPMSQARREALLARAYELGAIIIEDDYDSEFRYEGRPADSLQSLDERGIVAYVGTFSKTLLPELRLGYAILPPAILEAVILAKRLTDQHTSTLPQWALAKFIAEGCLLKHIRRCHTLYAGRRERILARMGGDLSPWFEAVPTTAGFHMAVLCKVPMDLALVIELAKKAEVGLYSLDGFFNDTPVRPGLFFGFGAIETLDIDIALDRLRDILQQVA; this is encoded by the coding sequence ATGGAACTTCATGTTGTCATCAACGGCCGCAAGGACCTGTCGGGCCAGTTGTATCAACAATTGCGCAGCGCCATCGAAAGCGGTCGCCTGGCGGCCGGCACGCAACTGCCGCCCAGCCGCCTGCTGGCCGAGCAACTGGGCGTCTCGCGCAAGACCGTCTCCGACACCTACGCCCAACTGACCTACGAAAACCTGCTCACCGGCATCATCGGCAAAGGCACCTACGTCAACGCACGGCCGGTCAGAATCGTGCGCAAACAGAGCCACCGCGAGCTGGCCGGTGCCGACGTCGTCGAAGCCTGGCGCACCATGCCGGACCTGATGCGCCACCCCACACTCGAAGGTGCGTTGCGCTACGACTTCATCGGCGGTGCCACCGGCAAGGGCCAGTTTCCGCTGGACGACTGGCGGCGCTGCACGGCCCACGCGCTGCGCCAGATTGCCAGTGCCAAGGGCTTCTACAGCCAGCCCGAAGGGCTGCCGTCGTTGCGCAATGCCATTGCCCGGCACATCGCGTTTTCCCGCGGGGTCAATTGCCAGGATGAAGACGTGGTGGTGTGCAACGGCGCGCAGCAGGCCCTGGACCTGATCTCGCGAGTGTTGACCCGTCCTGGCAGCCTGGTGGCCATGGAAGATCCGGGCTATCCGCCGGCGCGCCTGCTGTTCGGCTCCCAGGGCGCCACGGTGGCCGGGGTACCGGTGGACGAGCAAGGCATGCGGGTCGACCTGATCCCCGACGGCACGCGGTTGATTTATGTGACGCCCTCCCACCAGTTTCCCTTGGGCATGCCCATGAGCCAGGCCCGCCGCGAGGCCCTGCTGGCGCGGGCCTATGAGCTGGGGGCGATCATCATCGAAGACGACTACGACAGCGAATTCCGCTACGAAGGCCGGCCCGCCGATTCGTTGCAGAGCCTGGATGAACGCGGGATCGTGGCGTACGTCGGCACCTTCTCCAAGACCTTGTTGCCGGAACTGCGGCTAGGCTATGCGATCCTGCCGCCAGCGATTCTTGAAGCGGTGATCCTGGCCAAGCGCCTCACCGACCAGCACACCTCCACCCTGCCCCAGTGGGCACTGGCGAAGTTCATCGCCGAGGGGTGCCTGCTCAAGCACATCCGCCGCTGCCACACCCTGTATGCCGGCCGCCGCGAGCGAATCCTGGCACGCATGGGCGGGGACTTGTCACCCTGGTTCGAGGCCGTGCCCACCACCGCGGGCTTTCATATGGCGGTGCTGTGCAAGGTCCCGATGGACCTGGCGCTGGTGATCGAGTTGGCGAAAAAAGCCGAAGTCGGGCTCTACAGCCTGGATGGCTTTTTCAACGATACCCCGGTGCGGCCGGGCCTGTTCTTTGGTTTCGGCGCGATCGAAACCCTGGACATCGACATCGCCCTGGACCGCTTGCGCGACATTCTGCAGCAAGTGGCCTGA
- a CDS encoding type II secretion system protein N: MAFIERVSPAQIVQAVGLLAALAGVATWSSLLLTPAESRTPDVAPQRMAERSDNPALQWFSNQPAPVEIKVSGVMAGTRAPVAILSLNDGPPRSFLVGERVAQGVRLVAIEAQAVVIERGNEQTRLALARLPDSVSLPSLIP; this comes from the coding sequence ATGGCGTTCATCGAGCGTGTGTCCCCGGCGCAAATCGTCCAGGCCGTGGGCTTGTTGGCGGCATTGGCCGGGGTGGCGACCTGGTCTTCGCTGCTGCTCACGCCGGCCGAGTCGCGCACGCCGGATGTTGCCCCGCAACGCATGGCCGAGCGTTCCGATAACCCAGCGCTGCAGTGGTTCTCCAACCAGCCGGCGCCGGTGGAGATCAAGGTCAGCGGCGTGATGGCCGGCACCCGCGCGCCCGTGGCGATCCTCAGCCTCAACGACGGGCCGCCGCGCAGTTTCCTGGTGGGTGAACGGGTGGCCCAGGGGGTACGGTTGGTGGCGATCGAGGCGCAGGCGGTGGTCATCGAACGCGGCAATGAACAGACCCGTCTGGCCCTGGCTCGGTTGCCGGATTCGGTGAGCTTGCCCTCGCTAATCCCCTGA
- a CDS encoding carboxymuconolactone decarboxylase family protein produces MSPRLDYYTASPGAMRAMIGLEALASRLSIEPALLHLIKIRASQLNRCAFCTDMHSVEARRQGESERRLYAVAVWRDSGFFTARERAALAWTEAVTLLAESQVPDDVYAQARACFSEEELVDLTLAISTINSWNRLAVSFRQSPSA; encoded by the coding sequence ATGAGCCCGCGTCTGGATTACTACACTGCATCCCCCGGGGCGATGCGAGCCATGATCGGCCTGGAAGCCCTGGCCAGCCGCCTGAGTATCGAACCGGCGCTGCTGCACCTGATCAAGATCCGCGCTTCACAACTCAACCGCTGCGCCTTCTGCACCGACATGCATTCGGTGGAGGCACGACGCCAGGGCGAGAGCGAGCGCCGGCTCTACGCGGTGGCGGTGTGGCGCGACAGCGGTTTTTTCACTGCCCGCGAACGCGCCGCCCTGGCCTGGACCGAGGCGGTGACGCTGTTGGCTGAGAGCCAGGTGCCGGACGACGTCTATGCCCAGGCCAGGGCCTGCTTCAGCGAGGAGGAACTGGTGGACCTGACCCTGGCGATCAGCACCATCAACAGTTGGAACCGGCTGGCGGTGAGTTTCCGCCAGAGTCCCAGTGCCTGA
- the gspK gene encoding type II secretion system minor pseudopilin GspK, giving the protein MQTDSPAAAKQRGMAVISALLIAAVVAVIAGGMLTRQTLFTRSLEAEQLRVQGTARLQGGLQLSRQLLWDARQRDPLTRFGQPWAKPIVMPGSGQVDTPFEGQLEDEQGKFNLRNLVANERVDEEQVRAFERLCQQLGVAATVRTRIVERVVEAYPRLLNPQRVDQASQTNAFNSGRDTSPQADNTPLVPTRPMLRTLQDLRSVKGVTTRLLDTLTPYVTILPTNTWLNGNTASAPVLAAYVPGLSLQRAEALVRERDGGHWFINRGDFVNRLRMPELETASVKVGITSDWFRLRGQARSGQRRVELEALLQRTEDRLPQVIWSRVGV; this is encoded by the coding sequence ATGCAAACGGATTCGCCCGCAGCGGCGAAGCAGCGCGGCATGGCGGTGATCAGTGCCTTGCTGATCGCTGCCGTGGTGGCGGTGATCGCCGGCGGCATGCTGACCCGCCAGACCCTGTTCACCCGCAGCCTGGAGGCCGAGCAGCTACGTGTCCAGGGCACGGCGCGGTTGCAGGGCGGCCTGCAACTGAGTCGCCAGTTGCTCTGGGATGCCCGCCAGCGCGATCCGTTGACGCGTTTTGGCCAACCCTGGGCCAAACCCATCGTGATGCCGGGCTCGGGCCAGGTCGATACGCCGTTCGAAGGCCAGTTGGAAGATGAGCAAGGCAAGTTCAACCTGCGCAACCTCGTCGCCAATGAGCGTGTGGATGAAGAACAAGTGCGCGCCTTCGAACGCCTGTGCCAGCAGTTGGGCGTGGCTGCGACGGTCCGCACGCGCATCGTCGAAAGGGTGGTCGAGGCCTATCCGCGCCTGTTGAATCCGCAGCGGGTGGACCAGGCGTCACAGACCAATGCCTTCAATAGCGGTCGGGACACCTCGCCACAGGCCGACAACACGCCGCTGGTCCCGACGCGCCCGATGCTGCGCACCTTGCAAGACCTGCGCAGCGTCAAGGGCGTCACCACGCGGTTGCTGGACACACTGACTCCTTACGTGACGATCCTGCCGACCAATACCTGGCTCAATGGCAACACCGCCAGCGCCCCGGTGCTGGCCGCCTACGTGCCGGGGCTGTCGCTGCAGCGGGCCGAGGCACTGGTCAGGGAGCGCGACGGCGGCCACTGGTTTATCAATCGCGGGGATTTCGTCAATCGCCTGCGCATGCCGGAGCTGGAGACTGCCAGCGTCAAGGTCGGCATCACCAGCGACTGGTTCCGCCTGCGGGGCCAGGCACGCAGCGGTCAGCGCCGGGTTGAACTGGAGGCGTTGCTGCAACGCACCGAGGACCGCTTGCCCCAGGTGATCTGGTCCAGGGTGGGCGTATGA
- a CDS encoding cupin domain-containing protein, protein MKTLCLIAALGLLPMTQTYAHEAAPSEKVTVLQEQLLKNVPGKKTMMLTVNYAPGQASIAHKHEGTAMAYVLEGAITSQVKGEPAKTYKAGEFWYEAAGSEHLVSKNASTSQPAKLLVFMVMGEDEAVLIPLKN, encoded by the coding sequence ATGAAAACACTCTGTCTGATCGCCGCCCTCGGCCTGCTGCCCATGACCCAGACCTACGCCCACGAAGCCGCGCCTTCGGAGAAGGTCACGGTGCTGCAGGAGCAATTGCTGAAAAACGTTCCAGGTAAAAAAACCATGATGCTGACCGTCAACTATGCCCCCGGCCAAGCGTCCATTGCCCATAAGCATGAGGGCACGGCCATGGCCTACGTGCTCGAAGGCGCCATCACGTCCCAGGTCAAGGGTGAGCCGGCGAAGACCTACAAGGCTGGAGAGTTCTGGTATGAAGCGGCGGGTTCCGAGCATCTGGTCTCGAAAAACGCCAGCACGAGCCAACCGGCGAAATTGCTGGTGTTCATGGTGATGGGTGAAGATGAGGCGGTGTTGATACCGCTGAAGAACTAA
- the gspI gene encoding type II secretion system minor pseudopilin GspI: MPRPAPQAGFTLIEVLVALAIIAVAMSAAVRVAAVMTQSNGLLRDKSIALLAARSQLAQLRLEGRFTQGSKVFDCDQGRLLLRCEQNLRPAENGRLLRVELSVSDRSREAPPLARLETLVSREKP, from the coding sequence ATGCCACGCCCTGCTCCGCAAGCCGGCTTCACTCTGATCGAAGTGCTGGTGGCCCTCGCGATCATCGCCGTGGCCATGTCGGCCGCCGTGCGCGTGGCCGCGGTGATGACCCAAAGCAACGGCCTGCTACGGGACAAATCCATCGCCCTGCTGGCCGCCCGCAGCCAGTTGGCGCAGTTGCGTCTGGAAGGCCGTTTTACCCAGGGCTCGAAAGTGTTCGATTGCGATCAGGGGCGATTGCTGTTGCGCTGCGAACAGAACCTGCGCCCGGCGGAAAACGGCCGGTTGCTGCGGGTTGAGCTGAGCGTGTCGGATCGCAGTCGCGAAGCACCGCCGTTGGCTCGGTTGGAGACGTTGGTCAGCCGGGAGAAGCCCTGA
- the gspL gene encoding type II secretion system protein GspL, producing MTRLRIALAPLGSLDLDSEVRFAWLDRQGQVREQGRSSLRALGQGGKNISLECFLHPRDSLLTRLELPLLPAAKITAAVMCAAQALMLGASEHMQVAHSPRDVDGQVQIAWLDRESLASLGRLVHQAGMKLRGLYPAAYALPVLSGPVACIEDDHLLVRHGLQHAVVQPLQQEALDEWLLETGPGLHWIGDAPPQPSISTLAETQRWMGPAPGWGLHAGLARHAAERGGWGRAAAICATALAVWVIGLNFYAAREAAQGQRLKAQMRQRVKQAFPELPVILNPLQQARQQIAARQSGAATDPAQRFANLVQQAGSAMPFMSGNVQALVFENGELRLNVVAEAQKPATAEDWKIPLAQAGIDIAAIDQGWTLRVAPAGQGNQDSPDETPGADDE from the coding sequence ATGACGCGCTTGCGCATCGCCCTGGCGCCGCTGGGCAGCCTGGACCTCGACAGCGAGGTGAGATTTGCCTGGCTGGATCGCCAAGGCCAGGTCCGCGAACAGGGCCGTAGCAGCCTGCGGGCACTGGGCCAGGGCGGTAAGAATATTTCGCTGGAATGCTTCCTTCATCCCCGCGACAGTTTGCTGACCCGCCTGGAATTGCCGCTGTTGCCTGCGGCCAAGATCACCGCAGCGGTGATGTGCGCGGCCCAGGCCCTGATGCTCGGCGCCAGCGAACACATGCAGGTGGCCCACAGCCCGCGTGACGTTGACGGGCAGGTGCAGATCGCCTGGCTGGATCGTGAATCGCTCGCCTCGCTGGGCCGGCTTGTGCATCAGGCCGGTATGAAGCTGCGCGGCCTCTACCCGGCGGCCTACGCCTTGCCGGTGCTGTCGGGGCCGGTGGCCTGCATCGAGGACGACCATCTGCTGGTGCGCCATGGCCTGCAGCACGCCGTGGTGCAACCGTTGCAGCAAGAGGCGCTGGACGAATGGCTGCTGGAAACGGGGCCCGGGTTGCACTGGATCGGCGACGCGCCGCCGCAACCCTCGATCAGTACCTTGGCCGAAACCCAACGCTGGATGGGCCCCGCGCCAGGCTGGGGGTTGCATGCCGGCCTTGCACGCCATGCGGCCGAGCGCGGCGGTTGGGGCCGGGCGGCGGCGATCTGCGCGACAGCGCTGGCGGTGTGGGTGATCGGGCTGAATTTCTACGCCGCCCGCGAAGCGGCGCAGGGCCAGCGACTCAAGGCGCAGATGAGACAGCGAGTGAAGCAGGCGTTTCCCGAGTTGCCGGTGATTCTCAACCCGCTGCAACAGGCACGCCAGCAAATCGCGGCGCGCCAGAGCGGTGCGGCGACCGACCCGGCCCAACGCTTTGCCAACCTGGTGCAGCAGGCGGGCAGTGCCATGCCGTTCATGAGCGGCAATGTCCAGGCGCTGGTATTCGAGAACGGTGAGTTGCGCCTGAATGTCGTGGCCGAGGCGCAGAAACCCGCCACTGCAGAGGATTGGAAAATCCCCCTGGCCCAGGCCGGCATCGACATCGCGGCCATCGATCAGGGCTGGACCTTGCGGGTGGCACCGGCCGGCCAGGGCAACCAGGACAGCCCCGACGAAACCCCGGGCGCAGACGATGAATAA
- the gspG gene encoding type II secretion system major pseudopilin GspG: MQIARYNARSQGPRGQRGFTLIEIMVVVVILGILAAMVVPKVLDRPDQARATAAKQDIGGLMQALKLYRLDHGSYPSMNQGLKVLVDKPADAKNSTWRSYLERLPNDPWGRPYNYLNPGANGEVDIFSLGADGQPDGDGVNADIGSWQL; the protein is encoded by the coding sequence ATGCAGATCGCCCGTTACAACGCCCGTTCCCAAGGCCCTCGCGGGCAGCGGGGTTTCACCCTGATCGAAATCATGGTCGTGGTGGTGATCCTCGGCATCCTGGCGGCGATGGTGGTGCCCAAGGTACTCGACCGTCCCGACCAGGCGCGGGCAACGGCGGCGAAACAGGACATTGGCGGCCTGATGCAAGCCTTGAAGCTGTATCGCCTGGACCACGGCAGTTACCCGAGCATGAACCAGGGCCTCAAGGTGCTGGTGGACAAGCCGGCCGATGCGAAAAACAGCACCTGGCGCTCTTATTTGGAGCGCCTGCCCAACGACCCATGGGGCCGTCCTTATAACTACCTCAACCCGGGTGCCAACGGTGAAGTCGATATCTTTTCCCTGGGGGCCGACGGCCAGCCTGACGGCGACGGCGTGAATGCCGACATTGGCTCCTGGCAGTTGTAA
- the gspH gene encoding type II secretion system minor pseudopilin GspH, whose amino-acid sequence MNLGKQHGFTLIELMVVLVIIGIASAAVSLSIKPDPLKLLRQDGERLVQLLQLAQTEARTDGRPITWRWDAKGFGFSRRADRGVGMDRFKDDPQLHPRRWQSPSMEVRVEPRQRVVLDAEWLGAPLQIRLSDGLNSITVQRSAAGRVQLQ is encoded by the coding sequence ATGAACCTCGGCAAACAACACGGTTTCACCTTGATCGAACTGATGGTGGTGCTGGTGATCATCGGCATTGCCAGCGCCGCCGTAAGCCTGAGCATCAAGCCGGATCCGTTGAAGTTGCTGCGCCAGGATGGCGAGCGACTGGTGCAACTGTTGCAACTGGCCCAGACCGAAGCCCGCACCGATGGGCGACCGATTACCTGGCGCTGGGACGCCAAGGGGTTTGGCTTCAGCCGTCGCGCCGATCGAGGCGTCGGGATGGATCGCTTCAAGGACGACCCGCAACTGCACCCACGTCGTTGGCAGAGTCCGTCGATGGAGGTGCGCGTGGAACCGAGGCAGCGGGTCGTGTTGGATGCCGAATGGCTCGGCGCGCCCTTGCAGATCCGATTGTCGGACGGCCTGAACAGCATCACTGTGCAACGCAGTGCCGCCGGGCGGGTGCAACTTCAATGA